Proteins co-encoded in one Pelodiscus sinensis isolate JC-2024 chromosome 9, ASM4963464v1, whole genome shotgun sequence genomic window:
- the GNG5 gene encoding guanine nucleotide-binding protein G(I)/G(S)/G(O) subunit gamma-5: protein MSGSSSVAAMKKVVQQLRLEANVSRVKVSQAAADLKQFCVQNAQHDPLLTGVSSSTNPFRPQKVCSFL from the exons ATGTCGGGCTCCTCCAGCGTGGCCGCCATGAAGAAGGTGGTGCAGCAGCTGCGCCTGGAGGCCAACGTGAGCCGCGTGAAG GTTTCTCAGGCGGCAGCAGACTTGAAGCAGTTCTGTGTGCAGAATGCACAACATGATCCCCTATTGACAGGAGTGTCTTCAAGTACAAATCCATTCAGACCCCAGAAAGTCTGTTCATTTTTGTAA